The nucleotide window atttccactgatcatccttgctgcatctacaacttgaatggagtccacctgtggtaaatttaGTTGATTGAAGATCATTTGGAATGGcccacacctgtctatataaggtcccATAGTTGGCACTGCAAATCAGAGCAGAAACTAAGCAATTAAGTATAAGGAATTGTTTGCAGACCCCCAAGACCGGATTGTGttaaggcacaaatctggggaaggatacaaaagaatttcaacagcattgaaggtcccgaaaagcactgtggtcttgattattcggaaatggaagcagtttggaaccaccaggacccttcGTACATCTGGCCATCCGACCAagttgagtggcccagccagagcctggacttgaatccaatcaaacatctctggaaagacctaaaaatggctgtccactgaCGCTGCCCATCCAACTTGACTGACCGTGAGAGGATCTGCAGCGAagactgggagaaaatgccccaaaacaggtgtgccaagcttgtagagacatacccaagaagacttaaAGCTGTGATTGCTGCCGCAAGtgtttcaacaaaatattaagccaagggtgtgaatacttatttacctattatgtttaaatgtttacattttcaatacatttgcacaactgtctgaaaatatgtcatttttaCTATGACATTGTGggatattttgtgatttttaaagaaaactataggTTTTCTTTAAAACTATAGTctataacagcaaaatgtgaaaaacgtgaatgggtgtgaatactttctggtggcactgtattcatgctcacattcacatagTACACCTATGGCcgatttagagccttcaattaacctaacatccatgtttttgggagaatCTGGGTGAATGTGTTGGAAAGTGACCTGCTACTTTTCTTCCTTACTGATATTGTTAagacattattttgttttcgtgtttttctttttaaattgtgatgtAATGTGACTGATTATCAGGGGATTGTAATTTCTACCGTTCCTCACACTGCTTGTTTTACAGATTTGCTACTGAATACccattcctctctctctctgtcaacCTCATGAGGTTCATTTCTTCTCACCAGTAATTGATGGTAGCAATTATCATGGAGTCTAATGTGATTTGGGTGCGCATCAAGACAGTGAGGGATTTACTGCTGTCACTGTACCCAAGGGCCAAAACATAATCACACAAAACCAATCTTTGTAAGACCTGTAATATTTAAAGGAGGCTTTTCAAATAGGGGACAGATATTCTACATTCATTATAAGacagacaaaacacatttcagtttattttgttttgataaaataatgaattatttttttattcatcccCTAAAATGACATGACAGAATAATGCCACACCTTATATCGACAAATAACTGTCTATGCAGTGGTAATTTGGGGTTAGTCAAACTGAATCACTAATATATCAACTTCATCTACCAATAGCAACTACATCACCATtatccaataataataatagtattacATTATGTTAAGATGAAGAACAATAAGAATACTGTTGTATTGTTCCATACTGTCTGGTTTTATCTCAGAAGAATGATAGTTGTCCCCTTTTGTGATGACTATGTTCATGTGCGAGCATAATTTTACTATCCCTAGTgaggatttttttatatatatataaaatcaaaaaatatgtactgtaaatatatcaTGGCAGTACTGTCACTACTACCATCGCCACCACAAATAGCCACTActaccactaataataataataatcaggcaCGTTCCTTTTTTTGGCTTAATCACCTGCCACCAAAAATGTCGGTGCATGTGGCtgatactactaataataataatgacccCAACCATCATCTAGGGTTGCGGTGTACAATATTCTTTCGATGAGTTTTACGTATGTGTAGGGGGTTAATTATTAACTACAGAATGATGGGCAAAACATGATGCCTTTCTAATAGTATCCACCCAGTCCCTGGTCTTTCCCTGTGCTAGAAACCCTCCAGGCAGCGCACTACAGCCTGCCGCAGTGGCCTTTTCGGGCGGGGCCACATATTGGTATAAGAGGGCAGAAATCATCCGACGGGTGCACAGTCTCACGCGAACCCGTTCACGACTCGTGCTCCTCCACTTGGCCCGCCTCCTCTCTCATTACGACCCCAGCACTTCTCCGTTCACTCAACGGGACCAGAACCATGGAGAGTGCTGCTGTTTTCCGTGAGCTTCTGGTGGTCAGCCTGCTGGTCGTCTTGTGTCACAGCCAGATGTCCCAGGAAGTGTCTGCTGAGGACTTGGAAGGCGACAGAAGCGAGCCAGGAACAGACAGAGACTTGGTCAGTATACCTCGATCTGTTTAGATGGGGGAGTTTTGCTCACTTTTTGTATAAATAGTTATACATTTAGAGCACTGGATATGCAAGTATTGAGAaacaggatatatatatatcctgttTCTCAATACTTGCATATCCAGTGCTCTAAAtgtataactatatatatatatatatatatatatatatataatataatataaaatgctGTATGTAGATGGCTATAATGAcaaacataattgtaaaaaaaaaaaaaataaacgattCAGCCATAAAAATATCACTCCAAATTTGGCCGTGGTTCGAATCATTTGGTCTATtgagtaaaaataaagtttcaaaTGAGATATTGAATGTTAAATATTCGGAATTGTTGTAAATGCTGCGCAACCCACTTCACCCTCCTACTGTGTGACATGCTAATGTGATGTGCTTTCTGTAAGTAAAGGCAACTTTGATTTAACTTGTCTTCCACATTAAGTCATTTTGTGTTCTGATGATCTTGCTGAGCAGGTTGAAGCACTGGATGTTTTGCTGGGCAGGATGCATAATCGGATTTCCACAGAGAAGAGAGGAAGCATCCCGCTGGTAACACAATGTTATTGACAcatttatgcaaatgagccagGATAAAAATCCCCCTTGTTTTCTGTAATGAAAGCCTGCGCCTAATGTAGCAACCTCATAGTCAATGTTCATTTAGTGCGATGTATTTCATTCATCATTCCACTGTTGCTAATTAAACCAGTAAGTCGCCTGCCTAATTAAAAGATAAAGTAAAGAGACTAAAGAGTTTCTGGCTGAAATTACAGAGTAACTTAGATTGTTTTCCATATGAAATTAGCTGAGATAGAAGGGAAAAGTACACATTTTTTCAATCCTCttgaaacaaatacaatagAATTTAGTTTCCAATCAAGCGGATGAAAAGGAGTTGTTTGTTTCACTGACCAATGctgaaatgaattaaatttcCCACCTTGTACACTAACTTGTTTGTGGAATCAATACATTGTAACCAGAATATATTGAAccaaataagtcaaaacaatgGTGGCCATATTGACCCCTGACAAATTCCTGGCCATACAATAAACAACTGTATTATTgagttgttatttttataacaGCCTTATTGCAAAAGAATGTTCTGACATATAATAACTTGTGTTCTACCTTAGTGTGGGATGGGCAACCGGTGTGCCATGAAATTCGGGCCGCGAATTGGAAAGCTGTGCGACTGCGGCAGAGGAGCCAACTGCAATTCCTACCTGCTCAAGTGCATCTGAACCACTCACAATTTAAAATTCATGTCTGAAGGAAGAATGAACATTtgcaaaaccacaaatcatcATTCTGTTGTCGGCATGCAGTGCCCTCAGTTACTGTATGGTATgcactgtttattttttaatagatGTTAGATATTCAGAATTATTTTGTGGTGTGTACCCTCCAGATTgtaccatataaatgttttgcattcaataaacatttatcAACATTGGTTGCTTTTATTTTCTGATAGTTTACCCGTAGTTCATTGTAAAGTCGGACACCATATTGTTATGTTTGTCTTTACTACTTCATGCACTTCCGTGTGTGACTGCAGAAACAAAGCTTTGTTGCATAATTGTGCTTTGTATAATACACAATGAAATGTACTCGGCTGGATACCGACATTtgtgcacattaaaaaaatggacgTCCTCACAACAGCACTGTTTAATTTACACCACTCAGGCAGACGGCATGATTCCAAATGTCGCTCTCACCTGGCAACTGTGTAATcatttacaaaagccattttttaaagtcattggtAGGGGTAGTGGTGTCTTTCATGTAGCTGGCCTGGGATCACTTCCCTGAACAAAATCACCTTGTGATTGACTagtgatcagtccagggtgtacaaaATGTTTTACCCTAAATTATTTGGGATTGGTTCCAGTACCATCTGTAACCTTGATGGCATTTGGTGGCTATGCATGCTTATTGTGTTTGGTTATCTTTTGAGAACAacattaaacatccatccaccaATTTTCTATAACACTATCACTGTTTAGGGTCACaggtagcctatcccagcttgtGCCCCCCTGTAGCCTTTTCGTACCAAacttaatatatatttaagatGCGTAAGTCTATTAAATTAAATCACTATAGATAAAGTAAGCGACTCAAATAAATAGATTAGACTGCTGACACTGGGCAGACAACCTGGACGATTAActagtcacactcacattcacaccgtcactgagtgggaactgaactcaaACTGCCTGTGCGTAAGTCAGTAAAGGGAAACTctaccatcagtgactaacaTTAAACAACTACCTCTATTTTTACGGTAAAAGATTAAAAAGCGACAAGTGGTAATAACCTTATTTTCTTAGTCTTGTCATTTACTGCTTTTAAAGTCTGCTTACCAGGCTTATctttaattatatttgtttgCACCAGGAGGAAAGCCCCATCGCTTTGTGTGCTCTGGTACACGACGAAAGAGGGTCTTTTATTTGAATGGAACTGTGTCACAGcatcaaattattttgttttgggctCATAGGTAGACATTCtccatgtacatttatttttttttgctgtgtttcaATACAAATTCTGACAATTCAAAgcaaactacagtactgtatctCGATGTGACTAAGGCTGTGTAGATACAATTTTATTCATCCCCAAATTCTTAATCCACCAAACCATAAAAGACTGGGCTTATGTAAGACTCCCTTGGCTCCATTGGGCTTTGACCGAGAGCTAGGAGACAAATTGTTGCCTCATGTTGCCATCGTACAATACCTGAATCAATTTGACCTGTAAACAAACAGGTCAAAAGTGAACAAACCTGCTTCGCTCTTTGCGCAGGCAagctttttttgcattttcctgATACTGTTTACTGCAAAAACAGGGCCTTGTTACCGTGGCCAGCTTTATTTGATTTGAAGGGGCACGCCGTTTATTTCAGGGAACCGTGCCCCTTCAAATGTCTGATCTACTGTCTGCAATGAGACTGTGGATTTGgtcaaaaagtaatttattgTTTAAGgagatatgttaatcttcaaaaTTTCAGTGCCTTAAatattatatgtatttgtaCAATGTTATTGTTTGAGGAATCTAATTGACGTGATTTGCGCATATGTGACGCTCAGGGGCGAGCAGAGACTGCTCCCTACCGCTGCTTCAGTCCTTTTGCTATGGATGCAAAAAGTTCCCTTTTGCATGGAACccgaatttattattattattattattattattattattattattattattattattatcaattcAATGGATCCCAGCATACTCACAGTTCAGCACAATCTGGAGATTttcttataataataaaaaaaaaaaaaaagtttcagtttgtttttcaaatttttcccgttttttgtttgttttactttttgttttttacttttattttttggtgggtGGAAACTAACCCCAAAAACGTTTATTAGGGTCTTATCTCTGCttatttgggttaaaaaaaaatcctaaatagAATGGAgttataatgggcatcaattcCCCCAAAAGTTTTTTGATATCTGACAGGCATTTGTTTGAGGCCTGAGAGACTGTGCCCCTCGCTGATCTGCTGCGCAAATTTGCATTGCCCCTCCCCCCACTCTCCTCT belongs to Phyllopteryx taeniolatus isolate TA_2022b unplaced genomic scaffold, UOR_Ptae_1.2 contig_24, whole genome shotgun sequence and includes:
- the cartl gene encoding cocaine- and amphetamine-regulated transcript-like, whose product is MESAAVFRELLVVSLLVVLCHSQMSQEVSAEDLEGDRSEPGTDRDLVEALDVLLGRMHNRISTEKRGSIPLCGMGNRCAMKFGPRIGKLCDCGRGANCNSYLLKCI